The following coding sequences lie in one Phalacrocorax aristotelis chromosome 2, bGulAri2.1, whole genome shotgun sequence genomic window:
- the RRS1 gene encoding ribosome biogenesis regulatory protein homolog, with the protein MAAVRVEEVLAAAEEQEAEKRRSVTVEKELELEFDLGNLLALDRNPPAAAGLRGAGPRREALLRALARDNTQLLVARLWELPAERAGGAGGPLVARLPEPAFRLPREKPPPRPRPPTRWEQFARLKGIRRRKRTSLVWDEQAKEWRRRWGYRRAGGDPARAWLAEVPEGADPEEDQFARLRREKRERVARNELNRLRNLARAHRSGSTVPAAPLHPTGHQSREEVAHVARVARVSTASLGRFQPRLPKEPAEPPSRNGGRKRRFEPLLGNLAGERNRQLELLRDMGSKKPVLDITRAVNKQLRQEEAEAAAAKGKKQSQRGKRGRRQQRAGRSSKKSGARRQQQRPAGSSTGGGRRKKA; encoded by the coding sequence atggcgGCCGTGCGGGTGGAGGAGGTGCTGGCGGCCGCCGAGGAGCAGGAGGCGGAGAAGCGGCGGAGTGTCACGGTGGAGAAGGAGCTAGAGCTGGAGTTCGACTTGGGCAACCTGCTGGCGCTGGACCGCaacccgccggcggcggcggggctgcgcggggccgggccgcggcgggaggcgcTGCTGCGGGCGCTGGCCCGCGATAACACGCAGCTGCTGGTGGCCCGGCTCTGGGAGCTGCCGGCCGAGCGGGCCGGTGGGGCCGGGGGGCCGCTGGTGGCGCGGCTGCCCGAGCCGGCCTTCCGCCTGCCGCGGGAGAAGCCACCGCCGCGGCCGCGGCCGCCGACGCGCTGGGAGCAGTTCGCCCGGCTGAAGGGTATCCGCCGCCGCAAGCGGACCTCGCTGGTGTGGGACGAGCAGGCCAAGGAgtggcggcggcggtggggataccggcgggcgggcggcgacCCGGCCCGCGCCTGGCTGGCGGAGGTGCCGGAGGGAGCCGACCCGGAGGAGGACCAGTTCGCCAGGCTGCGGCGGGAGAAGCGGGAACGGGTGGCCCGCAACGAGCTCAACCGCCTGCGCAACCTGGCCCGGGCCCACCGGTCCGGGAGCAccgtccccgccgcccccctccaCCCCACGGGCCACCAGAGCCGGGAGGAGGTGGCCCACGTCGCCCGTGTCGCCCGTGTGTCTACTGCCTCGCTCGGCCGCTTCCAGCCCCGGCTGCCCAAGGAGCCCGCGGAGCCGCCTTCCCGCAACGGCGGCAGGAAGCGCCGCTTCGAGCCGCTTCTGGGCAACCTGGCGGGCGAGCGCAACcggcagctggagctgctgcgggACATGGGCAGCAAGAAGCCGGTCCTCGACATCACCCGGGCCGTCAACAAGCAGCTGCGGCAGGAGGAGGCCGAGGCGGCCGCTGCCAAGGGCAAGAAGCAGTCGCAGCGAGGGAAGCGTGGCCGCCGGCAGCAGCGGGCTGGCCGCAGCAGCAAGAAGAGCGGAgcccggcggcagcagcagcggcctGCGGGCAGCAGCACCGGCGGCGGCAGGAGGAAGAAGGCCTGA